From the Hydrogenimonas thermophila genome, the window ATTTATATCAACAACTGCATACGGTATGATATATTTTTTGACTTTAGGCATTTTTTCAGTTTCGTTAATAAGTAACGATCTGCCATATGGTGATGAAACAAAAGATTTTAGCTTCTCTTCATCTAAAATACCTAATGGTTTTCCCTCTTTATTAATAACAGGAATAGCTGGATCACGACTTTTTTTAAATCTTTCCAGCACTGCATTCATTCTATCTGTAACCACTATAGGCTCTATTTTTTCAAGATAATTCTTAATTTGCTCTCTATTTGTATTAAAACGAGGATGACTTACTTTTATAATATGCTCATAACTTTTTAATATTTTATTAGTATCGAGTTGAGGCCTTTGTACAAAATAGCCTTGGGCTAAATGACATCCCAACTCTTTACAAACTAAAACCTCTTTTTCTGTCTCTATACCCTCTGCAATTACTGTTATACCCAGTTGAATGGATAACTGAACAATACTTTGAACAAGTATTTTCTTCTTAAAATCTTTATGAATTGAGTCAATAAAAAATCTGTCTATCTTTATAAACTTAGGAGTTGACCGATAAAGCATTTGAAACCCAGAAACCCCTACTCCAAAATCATCCACAGCAATGCTATAAGACTCATTTTTATAATGAGTCAACACCTTTTCAAATATAGAAATATTTGATATTGCATGCTGTTCAGAGATTTCAAAGCAGAGCATCTCTTTATCAAGATTAAACTTTTCAAGAAGTTTTTGCGTATTTCCTCCTGAAAAGTCAGGCATTTCAAAAAGACGGTTATCGATATTTATAAATAATTTTATTTTATCATAGTCTTTTAAAGAGGTAAATTTTCTAATAACCTTTTCACGTAAAGCCAAATCAAGTGTATATAAGATATTTTCCTGATATGCACTATCAAAAAAATCTGCAATAGTATTAAAACCTATCTTATCTACACCACGTAAAAGTGCTTCTACACCATATATGTTTCCACTATGTACGCATACTATTGGCTGAAAAGCTATATCTAATTTTTTTAAATAATTGATCCAATTTTGTTCTAACTCTTCCATACCATAATGGTATCAAACACGTATTACAGTTGAATTACATTAAAACTAACTAGTATTCGCCTTTAACCTTTTCCATCTCTTCTTCATGTACTTTATCAACTAATTCTAAAGCTTCAATTGTATTTTTTATAATCTGTTTTTTACTTGTCAGAGGTTTCATTGCCAGATTTTTTGTTCTTTTATCAGTTTTAGGATCACTTAAAATTTTCATTACCTCAGATTCAAGCTCTTTTATATACTCATTTAAACATAATTGTATATCCACTATTCTCTCCTCATACTATTTATGTAAGTTTTGTAACATATTTTACATATCATTACGCTCTAAAATGATACAATAAAAAAAAGTGAAAGGTTGTAGCTTTGGCAAAAGAAGAGAACAGCTTTAATGAGTTAAGTATTAATGATATTGAGGTTTGTAGCAATTCAGATCCATTACCAGTCCTTTTAAAAAAGAAAAAAGCTATTAGAAAATATCTTGAAGCTGAAGAGCTTAAACCATATCAAGCTGAACTTATAAAACTTCAAAGACATCTTGAAGCCAATAAACTAAAGATGATTATTCTCTTTGAAGGACGTGATGCTGCTGGTAAAGGTGGAACTATTCGCCGTGTAACAAGATATATGAATGAGAAGCACTACCGTGTAGTTGCACTGGGAAAACCGACAGAAGAGCAGAGAACGCAGTGGTATTTTCAGCGTTATGTTGAACACTTTCCACGAGGTGGTGAGATAGTACTTTTTGACAGAAGTTGGTACAACCGTGCAATGGTTGAGCCAGTTTTTGGATTTTGTACACCAGAAGAATATCAAATATTTATAGAAGATACTCCAAGCTTTGAAAAAACATTGGTAAGAAACGGTATTATTCTTATTAAACTATATTTCAGTGTTACAAAAGAGGAGCAGCGCCGACGCTTTGAGCGTAGAAAAACAGATCCTCTCAGACAATGGAAACTTAGTGAAGTTGACCTTCAGGCACAAGAGAAGTGGGATGACTTTACAAAAATGAAATATGAGATGCTAAAGCATACACATACAACCATTGCACCTTGGACAATAATCCGCTCAGACAATAAACACCTTGCAAGACTAAATGCAATGCGTGTAATTCTTAATTCTATACATTATGAAGATAGAGATGAGATGCTTGACTTTGTACCTGACAGCAATATTGTAGTATCTGGAGCAAGAGAGATAGAGCTGATGGAAGCACAAAGATTAAGAAGCGGTAAGTTCATAGGTTAAAAATAAAAAATTAATAGCAAAATATTATTTATCTGGACTATTTAGATTGCTATTATGGCACATAAAAAACGGAGTAGTTCTATTATGAGAGTATATAATCTATTAAATTATCAGGTTGAGGTAGAAAAAAGTATATTTTTAAATGCAATAAATGCGCAAAAACCGATTGCTATCACATTGGAAGGAGAGATCATCGAAGGTGAACAAAACACCCTTCCTGCTCAACCATATATCTTTGTAGGTAAACCAAAATCACTTGTTGGATCAACACTGATCAAACCTACACCACTGGCCAAAATACTTGGTGACGATT encodes:
- the ppk2 gene encoding polyphosphate kinase 2, with product MNDIEVCSNSDPLPVLLKKKKAIRKYLEAEELKPYQAELIKLQRHLEANKLKMIILFEGRDAAGKGGTIRRVTRYMNEKHYRVVALGKPTEEQRTQWYFQRYVEHFPRGGEIVLFDRSWYNRAMVEPVFGFCTPEEYQIFIEDTPSFEKTLVRNGIILIKLYFSVTKEEQRRRFERRKTDPLRQWKLSEVDLQAQEKWDDFTKMKYEMLKHTHTTIAPWTIIRSDNKHLARLNAMRVILNSIHYEDRDEMLDFVPDSNIVVSGAREIELMEAQRLRSGKFIG
- a CDS encoding GGDEF domain-containing protein, which gives rise to MEELEQNWINYLKKLDIAFQPIVCVHSGNIYGVEALLRGVDKIGFNTIADFFDSAYQENILYTLDLALREKVIRKFTSLKDYDKIKLFINIDNRLFEMPDFSGGNTQKLLEKFNLDKEMLCFEISEQHAISNISIFEKVLTHYKNESYSIAVDDFGVGVSGFQMLYRSTPKFIKIDRFFIDSIHKDFKKKILVQSIVQLSIQLGITVIAEGIETEKEVLVCKELGCHLAQGYFVQRPQLDTNKILKSYEHIIKVSHPRFNTNREQIKNYLEKIEPIVVTDRMNAVLERFKKSRDPAIPVINKEGKPLGILDEEKLKSFVSSPYGRSLLINETEKMPKVKKYIIPYAVVDINSNMNQIVESFSNYKEAKGIIITKAMKYYGFLSASNIISIINERNLVSARDQNPLTRMPGNHQIDRYINDTLAENRQAVMSYFDLNNFKAYNDTYGFRQGDRVIQLFSDILNKNLPKSFFKGHIGGDDFFAGVLVNDENFEEIVEKITFVVNKFKQDVLQMYDKKDREAGYIIAKDREGNVKKFDLLSVSAVVICIYKNSQNRSLDFIHKCFASQKKAAKADINNINVSSIL